A single genomic interval of Sinorhizobium garamanticum harbors:
- a CDS encoding D-lyxose/D-mannose family sugar isomerase, whose product MRRSHVNEIIRESDAFMRSHGFVLPPFAYWSPEELKTRVASDSPTILEARLGWDITDYGKGRFGEFGLVLFTLRNGAAANLGTGKGMVYAEKLMITRAGQVNPLHRHAVKTEDIINRGGGTLVLEMYNSLPDGSVDEESDVEVACDARLRRQKAGELLQLEPGESVTLPPGNWHAFWAEGGDVLMGEVSTVNDDLTDNYFRELVGRFSAIEEDEHPLHLLVSDYDTWLKATG is encoded by the coding sequence ATGAGGCGCAGCCACGTCAACGAGATCATCCGCGAAAGCGACGCCTTCATGCGTAGCCACGGCTTCGTGCTGCCCCCCTTTGCCTACTGGTCGCCGGAGGAATTGAAGACGCGGGTTGCGTCCGACAGCCCGACGATCCTTGAGGCGCGGCTCGGCTGGGACATCACCGATTACGGCAAGGGGCGCTTCGGCGAATTCGGCCTCGTCCTTTTTACCCTGAGGAACGGTGCCGCGGCCAATCTCGGCACCGGCAAGGGCATGGTCTATGCCGAGAAGCTGATGATCACGCGTGCGGGCCAGGTCAATCCATTGCACCGTCACGCGGTGAAAACGGAGGACATCATCAATCGCGGCGGCGGCACTCTGGTCCTTGAGATGTACAACTCGCTGCCCGATGGCTCAGTCGACGAGGAAAGCGACGTCGAAGTGGCATGCGATGCGCGCCTGCGCCGGCAGAAGGCGGGGGAGCTCCTGCAGCTTGAACCCGGTGAGAGCGTCACTTTGCCGCCCGGAAACTGGCATGCCTTTTGGGCGGAGGGAGGCGACGTGTTGATGGGCGAAGTCTCGACCGTCAACGACGACCTTACCGACAACTATTTCCGCGAGCTGGTGGGCCGCTTTTCCGCAATCGAAGAGGACGAACATCCGCTCCACCTGCTTGTTTCGGACTACGACACCTGGCTGAAGGCAACAGGTTGA
- a CDS encoding sugar phosphate isomerase/epimerase family protein — MKDVSFQLYSARNFPPLADVLATVGKAGYTQVEGYGALYASLTDEEVADFKRGLERNGVTMPTAHFGIDMLEQEPARVLRIANALGIRAIYCPYLMPDQRPSDAAGWRAFGARLQAAGKPFRDAGLDFGWHNHDFEFHALADGSIPLDHIFAGGPDLSWEADIAWIVRGGADPFAWIAKYGSRITAVHVKDIAPKGEKTDEDGWADVGHGTIDWKGLVKALSATSVKYFIAEHDNPSDFRRFAERSLASIQSY, encoded by the coding sequence ATGAAAGACGTCAGCTTCCAACTCTACAGCGCCCGCAATTTTCCACCGCTCGCCGATGTGCTCGCGACCGTCGGCAAGGCCGGTTATACCCAGGTCGAGGGCTACGGTGCGCTTTACGCATCGCTGACCGACGAAGAGGTCGCTGATTTCAAGCGCGGTCTCGAACGCAACGGCGTCACCATGCCTACCGCGCATTTCGGGATCGACATGCTGGAGCAGGAGCCGGCGCGGGTGCTGCGGATCGCCAATGCGCTCGGCATCCGGGCAATCTACTGCCCTTACCTGATGCCGGACCAGCGCCCGAGCGATGCGGCCGGCTGGCGCGCCTTCGGTGCGCGGCTGCAAGCGGCGGGCAAGCCTTTCCGGGATGCGGGACTCGACTTCGGCTGGCACAATCACGACTTCGAATTCCATGCCCTTGCAGACGGCTCCATACCGTTGGACCACATCTTCGCCGGCGGCCCGGATCTTTCCTGGGAAGCCGATATCGCCTGGATCGTGCGCGGTGGCGCCGATCCCTTCGCCTGGATCGCGAAATACGGCAGCCGCATCACCGCCGTCCACGTCAAGGACATCGCCCCCAAGGGCGAGAAGACGGATGAGGACGGCTGGGCAGATGTCGGCCACGGCACGATCGACTGGAAGGGGCTCGTAAAGGCGCTCTCCGCAACCTCGGTAAAATATTTTATCGCCGAACATGACAACCCCAGCGACTTCCGGCGCTTCGCCGAACGTTCGCTGGCTTCCATCCAATCCTATTGA
- a CDS encoding Gfo/Idh/MocA family protein encodes MKTKELGVGIIGCGNISTTYFRLAPLFKGIRMVACADINPAAAEARGAEYDVTAQSIEALLANPEVDIIVNLTIPDAHFPVSKAILEAGKHVYSEKPLVLTLEQGEELRTIAKAKELTVGCAPDTFLGGAHQLARDYIDAGKIGRITSGTCHVMSPGMEMWHPNPDFFFLPGGGPVLDLGPYYIANLINLIGPVKRVAALSSMASETRTITSAPRNGEVIPVKTPTNIHALLEFQNGATITLSASWDVWSHRHAHMELYGTEGSLFVPDPNFFGGTVEASGRDKNIQPLEMWEHPFAVNNWDHPAGPIANYRTAGLADMADAILNGRDARCSLDRALHGVDVMVSILKSGEEGRFVTLSTTCTQPAALGIEEAQALLR; translated from the coding sequence ATGAAGACGAAGGAACTTGGCGTTGGCATCATCGGATGCGGCAACATCTCCACCACCTATTTCAGGCTCGCGCCGCTCTTCAAGGGCATCAGAATGGTCGCGTGCGCCGATATCAACCCGGCAGCGGCCGAGGCGCGGGGGGCAGAATATGACGTGACGGCGCAGAGCATCGAGGCGCTGCTGGCCAATCCGGAGGTGGACATCATCGTCAATTTGACGATCCCGGACGCGCATTTTCCCGTTTCGAAGGCGATCCTCGAAGCGGGAAAACATGTCTATTCCGAAAAGCCCCTGGTTCTGACGCTGGAGCAGGGCGAGGAACTCAGGACGATCGCCAAGGCGAAGGAACTAACGGTCGGCTGCGCACCGGATACCTTCCTCGGCGGTGCGCACCAGCTCGCCCGCGACTACATCGACGCCGGAAAGATCGGTCGGATCACTTCTGGTACCTGCCACGTCATGAGCCCCGGCATGGAGATGTGGCATCCGAACCCGGATTTCTTCTTCCTGCCGGGCGGCGGTCCGGTGCTCGATCTCGGACCTTACTACATCGCCAACCTCATCAACCTGATCGGCCCGGTGAAGCGCGTCGCCGCGCTTTCCTCGATGGCGAGCGAAACGCGCACCATCACCAGCGCGCCGCGCAACGGCGAGGTCATCCCGGTCAAGACGCCGACCAATATCCATGCGCTGCTCGAATTCCAGAACGGCGCGACGATCACGCTTTCGGCAAGCTGGGATGTCTGGTCGCACCGCCACGCCCACATGGAGCTCTATGGCACCGAAGGATCGCTTTTCGTGCCGGATCCCAACTTCTTCGGCGGCACGGTCGAGGCGAGTGGGCGCGACAAGAACATCCAGCCCCTCGAAATGTGGGAGCATCCCTTTGCGGTCAACAACTGGGATCACCCGGCCGGGCCGATCGCCAACTACCGCACGGCCGGTCTCGCCGACATGGCGGACGCCATCCTCAATGGGCGCGATGCGCGTTGCTCGCTCGACCGCGCGCTTCACGGTGTCGACGTGATGGTGTCGATCCTGAAGTCGGGCGAAGAGGGGCGGTTCGTGACGCTTTCGACCACCTGCACGCAGCCGGCCGCTCTCGGCATCGAAGAGGCGCAGGCGCTGCTGCGCTGA
- the mgrA gene encoding L-glyceraldehyde 3-phosphate reductase: protein MAWQPAENRYEKMKYNRCGKSGLKLPAISLGLWHNFGGDTPHERKLDMCRTAFDLGITHFDLANNYGPPPGSAETAFGEIMRTDFAGLRDELIISSKAGYDMWPGPYGEWGSRKYLIASCDQSLKRMGLDYVDIFYSHRFDPDTPLEETCGALDHIVRSGRALYVGISSYNSQRTREAAAILKDLGTPCLIHQPSYSMLNRWMEDDGLVDTLEDLGIGSIVFSPLAQGMLTTKYLNGIPEGSRAAQNHFLKKDFIRPSIIENIGKLNGIAERRGQTLAQMALAWVLRGDRITSALIGASRSAQIVDCVKALENDSFTAEELAEIDLYAREADINLWAKSAEL, encoded by the coding sequence ATGGCCTGGCAACCGGCGGAAAACCGATACGAGAAGATGAAATACAACCGCTGCGGCAAGAGCGGGCTGAAGCTGCCGGCGATCTCGCTCGGCCTCTGGCACAATTTCGGCGGCGACACGCCGCATGAGCGCAAATTGGACATGTGCCGCACGGCGTTCGATCTTGGCATCACCCATTTCGATCTAGCCAATAATTATGGTCCCCCGCCCGGATCGGCGGAGACGGCTTTCGGCGAAATCATGCGCACCGACTTCGCCGGTCTGCGCGACGAACTGATCATTTCCTCCAAGGCCGGCTACGATATGTGGCCGGGTCCCTATGGCGAATGGGGCAGCCGCAAATATCTGATCGCTTCCTGCGACCAGAGCCTGAAGCGCATGGGCCTCGACTATGTCGACATCTTCTATTCCCACCGCTTCGATCCCGACACCCCGCTCGAGGAGACCTGCGGCGCGCTCGACCATATCGTCCGTTCGGGCAGGGCGCTCTATGTCGGCATCTCGTCCTATAATTCGCAGCGAACCCGCGAAGCGGCGGCAATCCTCAAGGATCTCGGCACGCCATGCCTGATCCACCAGCCGAGCTATTCGATGCTCAACCGCTGGATGGAGGACGACGGCCTCGTCGATACGTTGGAAGACCTCGGTATCGGCTCGATCGTCTTCTCGCCGCTCGCGCAGGGCATGCTGACGACGAAGTATCTGAACGGGATCCCGGAGGGCAGCCGCGCAGCCCAGAACCACTTCCTCAAGAAGGATTTCATCCGCCCGTCGATCATTGAAAACATCGGCAAATTGAATGGCATTGCCGAGCGGCGTGGCCAGACGCTGGCGCAGATGGCGCTTGCCTGGGTGCTGCGCGGCGACCGTATTACGTCGGCTCTGATCGGTGCCAGCCGGTCCGCGCAGATCGTCGATTGCGTCAAGGCGCTCGAGAACGACAGCTTCACGGCGGAAGAACTGGCCGAGATCGATCTCTATGCGCGCGAGGCCGATATCAACCTGTGGGCCAAGTCGGCGGAGCTCTGA